The following proteins are encoded in a genomic region of Phaeodactylum tricornutum CCAP 1055/1 chromosome 1, whole genome shotgun sequence:
- a CDS encoding predicted protein, with the protein MKDCRLTYASGLLCLIVSSGTSFSTDCPLIPNASFHTLPSSCPTTKNNQSLRESASKMTHINNMIACSVGGGAKTRSRLPSKKQQVALRATQAVELEEGEQRQIQRRQERGMAIALSSVYFTVMGAKCALPSVLPMLLAPSTGLTFSPSWTLPPQQLMARQLTVATLAVAVGKLVLGPVIDHVGGIRSLQIALSLLAGLLALISTTQSFLVFAASWICVDFIFSSCWAGCINAIHQAFSADQWASRVGMLAAAARAGNAVAFALFASVLQYFGTRMVQPWRVVFTVSAALQVVSVALLTIFGRGVSDKASADPSEESFVPNKKPTMKDSLLVLRRESKTPEFWLHLVSRSCLMVFASFLLFVPTLMSQVYRSTPAFAAQTGSIYAVGCLLSISLGSSLYAKISKRKQAASLVALLGAAAVSSIAQLLHVAGIWTLSETAAAGFPPSLYALARGGAKSSATIADVFDIGGFGLLAAFNGYVAGIEHAVKC; encoded by the exons ATGAAAGATTGTAGACTTACCTATGCATCGGGCTTGTTGTGTCTCATTGTGTCCTCGGGGACCAGCTTCAGCACAGATTGTCCCCTGATACCAAACGCATCCTTCCATACACTTCCATCATCGTGTCCAACCACAAAAAACAACCAAAGCCTTCGGGAAAGTGCTTCAAAAATGACGCACATTAACAATATGATCGCTTGTTCCGTTGGCGGTGGGGCGAAAACGCGTTCCCGGCTACCCTCCAAGAAACAACAGGTCGCTTTGCGAGCTACGCAAGCAGTGGAGTTGGAAGAAGGCGAGCAACGACAAATACAAAGACGTCAAGAACGGGGCATGGCGATAGCCTTGTCTTCGGTCTATTTTACCGTCATGGGTGCCAAATGCGCTTTACCTAGTGTATTGCCCATGCTTCTGGCGCCGTCGACGGGGTTGACGTTTAGTCCCTCGTGGACTCTTCCGCCACAACAATTGATGGCTCGACAGCTCACAGTGGCGACGCTGGCGGTGGCGGTTGGAAAATTGGTCCTTGGACCCGTCATTGACCACGTCGGAGGTATTCGGTCTTTGCAAATTGCCCTTTCGCTGCTTGCTGGATTGTTGGCGTTGATATCTACTACGCAAAGCTTCTTGGTCTTTGCCGCGTCCTGGATCTGCGTCGACTTTATTTTTTCATCCTGCTGGGCTGGTTGTATCAACGCCATTCACCAAGCATTTTCGGCGGACCAATGGGCGTCGCGAGTCGGTATGCTGGCCGCTGCTGCCCGAGCCGGGAATGCCGTCGCCTTTGCCTTGTTTGCTTCCGTACTGCAGTATTTTGGAACCCGCATGGTGCAACCCTGGAGGGTCGTGTTCACTGTTTCCGCCGCCCTACAAGTAGTCTCGGTGGCGCTTTTGACCATTTTTGGTCGTGGGGTGTCGGACAAGGCGTCTGCCGATCCTAGCGAAGAATCGTTCGTACCCAATAAAAAGCCGACAATGAAAGATTCCTTACTTGTTTTAAGGAGAGAATCCAAGACTCCCGAGTTCTGGTTGCATCTTGTCAGCCGGTCGTGTCTCATGGTGTTTGCGTCATTCCTACTCTTTGTACCAACGTTGATGAGTCAAGTATACCGGTCGACGCCAGCATTTGCCGCCCAAACAGGATCTATCTACGCCGTTGGATGTTTGCTGTCTATATCACTGGGATCATCATTGTACGCGAAAATATCGAAGCGCAAACAAGCAGCTTCGTTGGTGGCACTATTGGGAGCTGCTGCCGTCAGTTCCATCGCCCAACTACTGCACGTCGCGGGAATTTGGACACTGTCTGAAACTGCCGCTGCTGGAT TCCCACCATCGCTCTATGCTCTCGCTCGGGGAGGAGCTAAATCATCGGCCACGATAGCAGACGTTTTCGACATTGGGGGGTTTGGACTGCTCGCCGCCTTCAATGGCTACGTCGCCGGCATCGAGCACGCCGTGAAG TGTTAA
- a CDS encoding predicted protein — MIPIPTAHGNSDADRNETPRVVVVPSTATPVHETTRHDGTTVTPSSPENTVPGLLTALRFQMEYYFGETNWPHDRYLQSLLRPLPNSRSETWCVPLAALGRFPRVRHYHAQLVVASQSQTMATTPSSSLLSWPNTYAQVVDQPANPAWIRRALQHSTVLGVSDNDEWIVLVRNRHGTDRVAVTGTPPDGHEPYTVDSIKPPYGSSASAVNHGTIPAAYPAPAWMPPNLATAMYHPASNLLYYTRHGMHPYAYPPQQGFVAVNYVLPPQRGYSIPASEHLYAAAGAMPTAPFHVDVVPPGAADVPSEPVQSGNTTTESFGDHPVVLREPDPWDYGEFADMAPPPPLSVTSTAATIAPEEDEGFALFPPENLTDPSFVPDGTPSRGIVGYHKAVEEHVYSPESKKPTHKVFRSKGPRQFCNQSGKKQSLPPQEPRTPSEVKRNTTKKGSRGNRKQGRDAKVPSPSPNEMKSIGDGSASGKEQKDPQRGGKGSKTRTRSKQLSKGKMNLLGEHFPALDGNVVSSFPVPTKTPLSASEGISTEGVRRKVAASDTRLEKFATR; from the coding sequence ATGATTCCAATCCCGACAGCCCACGGCAATTCCGATGCGGATCGGAACGAGACTCCTCGTGTGGTCGTAGTGCCGTCGACGGCAACGCCTGTACACGAGACGACTCGTCACGACGGTACAACAGTGACACCATCGTCTCCGGAAAATACCGTCCCCGGACTGTTGACGGCCTTGCGGTTCCAGATGGAATACTACTTTGGTGAGACCAACTGGCCACACGATCGGTATCTACAATCGTTACTACGTCCCTTGCCTAATAGTCGTTCCGAAACCTGGTGTGTACCACTCGCAGCACTCGGACGGTTCCCCCGTGTCCGACACTATCACGCTCAACTCGTCGTGGCCAGTCAGAGTCAGACCATGGCTACGacaccatcgtcgtcgttgttgtcgtggCCCAACACGTACGCCCAAGTCGTCGACCAACCCGCAAACCCCGCGTGGATACGACGGGCGTTGCAACACAGTACAGTCTTGGGTGTgagtgacaatgacgaaTGGATTGTACTGGTCCGGAATCGGCATGGCACCGACCGCGTTGCTGTTACCGGTACGCCCCCCGACGGACACGAACCGTATACCGTAGATTCAATCAAACCTCCGTACGGTTCCAGTGCCAGTGCGGTCAATCACGGTACGATACCCGCAGCCTATCCCGCACCCGCCTGGATGCCGCCGAATCTCGCTACCGCCATGTACCATCCAGCAAGTAACTTACTCTACTACACTCGTCATGGAATGCATCCCTACGCCTACCCTCCCCAACAAGGATTCGTCGCCGTGAATTACGTCCTACCCCCACAACGCGGCTATTCCATTCCGGCATCGGAACACTTGTACGCTGCGGCTGGTGCGATGCCAACCGCGCCCTTCCACGTGGACGTGGTACCACCCGGTGCCGCCGACGTTCCCTCCGAACCGGTGCAGAGCGGCAACACCACCACGGAATCCTTCGGTGACCACCCCGTTGTGCTTCGGGAACCCGACCCTTGGGACTACGGCGAGTTCGCGGACATGGCACCCCCACCACCCTTGTCGGTGACATCGACGGCCGCCACGATTGCacccgaagaagacgaaggCTTCGCTCTGTTTCCGCCGGAAAACCTGACCGACCCGTCCTTCGTGCCGGACGGGACTCCTTCCCGAGGGATAGTAGGCTATCACAAAGCCGTGGAAGAGCACGTCTACAGTCCAGAATCCAAAAAGCCTACTCACAAAGTGTTCAGATCCAAAGGACCCCGTCAGTTTTGCAATCAGTCTGGAAAGAAGCAATCGTTGCCTCCACAAGAACCTCGAACCCCCTCGGAAGTGAAAAGGAACACCACCAAAAAAGGCTCGCGCGGAAACCGGAAACAAGGCCGTGATGCGAAGGTCCCTTCACCCTCCCCCAACGAGATGAAAAGTATCGGGGACGGAAGTGCATCTGGCAAGGAGCAAAAGGACCCACAGCGGGGAGGCAAGGGTTCCAAAACACGCACACGAAGCAAGCAGCTCAGCAAGGGGAAAATGAATTTGCTGGGCGAGCATTTTCCAGCGCTGGACGGGAACGTCGTGTCATCGTTTCCGGTACCCACAAAGACGCCACTATCCGCAAGCGAAGGAATTTCCACCGAAGGGGTCCGGAGGAAAGTAGCTGCAAGCGACACGCGACTAGAAAAATTTGCAACGCGCTGA
- a CDS encoding predicted protein, with amino-acid sequence MEWEGEHFKSVYRELSNEPTGMEKSYPSVSSGSVSSNKIQSVPTRQRCFWLFGQLVSRTRCTRTKLVPNTNPTQHDGLGTEKKFPDGFPVPFRVGIPTMYIYMYTYYFLYRRQPRMFPNTTNDLGADGGGGMGLGWVFPPRRFRTRLWWQHTKACTPTIRTLTFNTDCHGRPTVLARTTHRIYDNHNHNKLRWNNASRVLSETRRSPAAAFQSRHLTEITWLPEVLQNVSVWGGSGYLLKAIHADGVVPYWACFAAINVMVRIGLFPLVLYGAQTSTRFAKVVPEVQFLLSLFQADWQRLRQKNAPLRERLMLMRTNLGTLGGIYKLHGIHPMAVFLSPLLQVPLFWYVSVDLRKIVNGLDPVLAQQLVESSVAWVPDLTEADPWFGLPVLAGLVMYANVEVAIGRRSLSGPSVAKADTGVLLKDVFQSLAVFMPCFTSQMPAGVQIYLVTSFLFTMGQSAALRTEAFRAAVGLPSLATAPPPEAKYANQFIALKQLEQKAREIRGDGPVLGKGVLALDLECSFPGTNRPSTIVGSGIDPWQPGAALPSLTGPLSDRGRVELTPTNPAALLPPGTPLVHGVTAPVALLRERMAERERLAAVASAAPADADRQYMPRIDDEVMAKANRAEMPIATRIVERRNADVPPSFKRLRKGRTGKRKPSKG; translated from the exons ATGGAATGGGAGGGGGAACACTTCAAGTCCGTGTACCGGGAACTATCCAACGAACCAACGGGGATGGAGAAATCGTACCCGAGTGTTTCGTCTGGTTCCGTCAGTAGTAATAAAATCCAATCCGTACCCACACGTCAACGAtgcttttggttgtttggtCAACTAGTGTCCCGAACAAGGTGTACGAGAACAAAGTTGGTCCCCAATACCAACCCAACCCAACACGATGGACTGGGAACGGAAAAAAAATTCCCGGATGGTTTTCCCGTGCCATTCCGAGTAGGTATTCCTACC ATGTACATATACATGTATACATACTATTTCCTGTACCGACGACAACCACGAATGTTCCCCAATACTACGAATGATTTGGGCGCGgacgggggggggggaatGGGTCTCGGGTGGGTATTCCCGCCAAG ACGATTCCGTACGAGGTTGTGGTGGCAGCACACCAAAGCGTGTACCCCAACGATACGGACACTCACCTTTAACACCGATTGCCACGGGCGTCCGACGGTACTTGCACGTACTACCCACCGCATTTACGACAACCACAACCACAACAAACTCCGATGGAACAATGCATCCCGAGTATTGTCCGAGACGCGACGTTCGCCAGCAGCGGCTTTTCAGTCTCGTCACCTGACGGAAATCACTTGGTTGCCCGAAGTGCTGCAGAATGTTTCGGTCTGGGGTGGCAGTGGTTATCTCCTCAAAGCGATACACGCGGACGGTGTAGTCCCCTACTGGGCCTGCTTTGCCGCCATTAACGTAATGGTCCGGATCGGATTGTTTCCGCTCGTATTGTACGGCGCGCAGACCTCGACACGCTTCGCCAAGGTCGTTCCGGAAGTACAGTTCCTACTATCCCTCTTTCAAGCCGACTGGCAGCGATTGCGCCAAAAGAACGCGCCTTTACGCGAACGACTCATGCTTATGCGGACCAATTTGGGGACGCTGGGAGGAATTTACAAACTGCACGGCATACACCCCATGGCCGTCTTTCTTTCCCCCCTCCTACAAGTACCACTCTTCTGGTACGTTTCCGTCGATCTGCGCAAAATTGTGAACGGTCTCGATCCCGTACTGGCACAGCAACTCGTGGAAAGTAGCGTGGCGTGGGTGCCGGATTTGACCGAAGCGGATCCGTGGTTCGGATTGCCCGTACTCGCCGGACTCGTCATGTACGCCAACGTAGAAGTCGCCATAGGCCGACGCAGCTTGAGCGGACCCTCCGTGGCCAAGGCCGATACCGGTGTCTTGCTCAAAGATGTCTTCCAATCGCTCGCCGTATTCATGCCCTGCTTTACCTCCCAAATGCCCGCCGGGGTACAGATCTACCTCGTTACCAGTTTCCTCTTTACGATGGGACAAAGCGCGGCGCTCCGGACCGAAGCCTTTCGGGCCGCCGTCGGCTTGCCCTCGCTGGCGACCGCCCCGCCGCCCGAGGCCAAGTACGCCAACCAATTCATCGCACTCAAACAGCTCGAACAAAAGGCTCGTGAAATTCGAGGCGACGGTCCCGTTTTGGGAAAAGGCGTCCTCGCGCTCGACCTGGAATGCTCCTTCCCCGGCACCAACCGACCGAGCACCATTGTCGGCAGCGGGATCGATCCGTGGCAACCCGGGGCCGCCCTGCCGTCGCTCACGGGACCACTGTCCGACCGAGGCCGCGTCGAACTAACGCCGACCAATCCCGCGGCCTTGCTGCCACCGGGGACGCCACTCGTACACGGGGTGACCGCACCGGTGGCGCTGCTCCGGGAACGAATGGCTGAGCGGGAACGGTTGGCGGCCGTGGCCAGCGCCGCACCGGCCGATGCGGACCGTCAGTACATGCCCCGCATCGATGACGAAGTCATGGCCAAGGCCAACCGTGCGGAAATGCCCATCGCGACCCGCATTGTCGAACGCCGCAACGCCGATGTACCTCCGTCGTTCAAACGACTCCGTAAAGGCCGGACCGGTAAACGTAAACCCAGCAAGGGTTGA